A region of Burkholderia lata DNA encodes the following proteins:
- a CDS encoding cytochrome P450, giving the protein MKHRIDTYRDAEKTMKDKTLRQAMYDPALFFMKDTVVNLHGDAHLRKRQALNSLFTREFFRDYQNRVLPAALDQVLKPVVAEGRGDVAILAFQALVNLTSDVTGIDRVGTEEETNRILKIIRGLAHVSTVEQLLSGSVDDANRKIREALVEFERDFYVPSARRRQALIDQGAELPKDVMTVMLVNYPNGELPHDVMVKDAALFLLASAATQANTLCFIMLDILTWCRDHPGTRETLLAEPATLQKFIWEAIRLHPPQVVSLRRASCPMHIPDGGEVAAGDVIEFDMATANRNPDIFGPDADTFNPYRVPPGRIAAPGLSFGAGPHACVGRVLAAGVPITAENADNEDTEFGTLHMITHALLELGVDLDRDHPPIVDEATVRRHIVSLPFVLRPELAAAAGREVAGGGCPFTRS; this is encoded by the coding sequence ATGAAACATAGAATCGATACCTATCGCGATGCGGAAAAGACGATGAAGGACAAGACCCTTCGACAGGCCATGTACGACCCGGCCTTGTTCTTCATGAAGGATACGGTCGTCAACCTTCACGGCGACGCGCACCTGAGAAAGCGCCAGGCGCTCAACAGCCTGTTCACCCGTGAATTCTTTCGCGACTACCAGAACCGTGTGTTGCCCGCCGCGCTCGATCAGGTGCTGAAGCCCGTCGTCGCCGAAGGGCGGGGCGACGTGGCCATCCTGGCGTTTCAGGCGCTGGTCAATCTGACCTCCGACGTCACCGGTATCGACCGGGTCGGCACCGAGGAGGAGACGAACCGCATCCTCAAGATCATTCGCGGATTGGCCCACGTATCGACCGTCGAACAATTATTGTCCGGGAGCGTGGACGACGCGAACCGGAAAATCCGGGAAGCGCTCGTGGAGTTCGAGCGCGATTTCTATGTCCCGTCGGCCAGGCGTCGGCAGGCATTGATCGATCAGGGTGCGGAACTGCCGAAAGACGTGATGACCGTGATGCTGGTCAACTACCCGAACGGCGAACTGCCTCACGACGTCATGGTCAAGGATGCCGCGCTGTTTCTGCTGGCCAGCGCGGCCACACAGGCGAATACGCTGTGCTTCATCATGCTCGACATCCTGACGTGGTGTCGCGATCATCCCGGCACGCGAGAGACGCTGCTGGCCGAACCCGCCACGCTGCAGAAATTCATCTGGGAAGCGATACGGCTTCATCCGCCGCAGGTTGTCTCGTTGCGCCGGGCGTCCTGTCCGATGCATATCCCGGACGGCGGCGAGGTGGCCGCGGGCGACGTGATCGAGTTTGACATGGCGACTGCCAACCGCAACCCGGACATCTTCGGGCCGGACGCGGACACGTTCAATCCGTATCGCGTGCCGCCCGGCCGGATTGCCGCCCCCGGGCTTTCTTTCGGAGCGGGGCCGCATGCGTGTGTGGGCCGGGTGCTGGCGGCGGGGGTGCCGATCACGGCGGAGAACGCGGACAACGAGGATACCGAATTCGGCACGCTTCACATGATCACCCATGCGTTGCTCGAACTGGGGGTTGATCTGGATCGCGACCATCCGCCGATCGTCGATGAAGCGACGGTGCGGCGGCATATCGTGTCGTTGCCTTTCGTCCTGAGGCCGGAGCTGGCCGCGGCAGCGGGCAGGGAAGTCGCGGGTGGGGGCTGTCCTTTCACGCGGTCGTAG
- a CDS encoding PDR/VanB family oxidoreductase, whose product MPATFAVKVTRKWNETPDICVLELHAVREDQKLPAFEAGAHVEVHLRGLPSRQYSLCNTPGPTDCYQLGIFLEPESRGVSRAIHQTVEVGHTLDISPPKNHFPLAEGATHSLLLAGGIGVTPVLAMAEALASRSASFDFHYCTRSAERMAFQTRIGQSGWRQNAHLYFDDAPDDRRLDLNAVLSSPAAGTHLYVCGPSGFVTWVKQAATQSGWPDTHVHSESFTGTAVEVQDGDRAFDVEIAETGQIIHVGKDQTALNALVEAGIDIPSSCEAGNCGTCQTMVVSGAIDHRDQYLTAAERVANKSFIPCCSRAADDMIVIGLE is encoded by the coding sequence ATGCCAGCTACCTTTGCAGTGAAAGTCACGCGGAAGTGGAATGAAACGCCGGACATTTGCGTGCTGGAATTGCACGCCGTTCGCGAAGACCAGAAACTCCCGGCCTTTGAGGCCGGCGCGCACGTCGAAGTCCATTTGCGTGGATTGCCGTCGCGACAGTATTCGTTGTGCAACACGCCCGGCCCAACCGACTGCTATCAGTTGGGTATCTTCCTCGAACCGGAATCGCGTGGCGTATCGCGCGCGATTCACCAGACGGTCGAGGTGGGCCACACCCTCGATATTTCCCCGCCGAAAAACCATTTCCCGCTGGCGGAAGGCGCAACGCACAGTCTTCTTCTGGCTGGCGGGATCGGGGTCACGCCGGTCCTGGCGATGGCGGAAGCGCTGGCGTCGCGCAGCGCCAGCTTTGATTTCCATTACTGCACGCGAAGCGCGGAGCGCATGGCTTTCCAGACGAGAATCGGGCAGTCCGGATGGCGGCAGAATGCGCACCTCTATTTCGACGACGCGCCTGACGATCGACGCCTGGACCTGAACGCCGTGTTGTCGAGTCCGGCCGCAGGAACGCACCTGTACGTGTGTGGCCCGTCGGGCTTCGTGACATGGGTGAAGCAGGCCGCGACGCAATCGGGATGGCCGGATACGCACGTCCATTCGGAATCCTTTACGGGTACCGCCGTCGAGGTGCAGGACGGCGACCGGGCGTTCGACGTCGAGATCGCTGAAACGGGGCAAATCATCCATGTCGGGAAAGACCAGACCGCGTTGAATGCCCTCGTCGAGGCCGGCATCGACATTCCGAGTTCCTGCGAGGCCGGCAACTGCGGAACCTGCCAGACGATGGTCGTGTCGGGCGCCATCGATCACCGGGATCAATATTTGACCGCCGCGGAACGCGTGGCGAACAAGTCGTTCATCCCGTGCTGTTCGAGGGCAGCCGACGACATGATCGTTATCGGTCTGGAGTAG